Proteins encoded together in one Sander lucioperca isolate FBNREF2018 chromosome 17, SLUC_FBN_1.2, whole genome shotgun sequence window:
- the LOC116052936 gene encoding cyclin-dependent kinase 5 activator 1-like, with protein sequence MGTVLSLSPSYRKAVLFEDGPATVGHYTAVQNSKNAKDAAAAAGKSLKRPSIISVLPWKRIVAVSAKRKGSKKLQAEGGDGGKGSPLDGHATATANSASSSLKLKKSQSCANLSSYSSSQDPSATTTTTSSNLPVSKTLANVATVAAKKNSITGSGIQTSTATGTPKRVIVQASTSELMRSLGEFLCRRCYRLKRLSPTDPVLWLRSVDRSLLLQGWQDQGFITPANVVFLYMLCRDVVSSEVASERELQASLLTCLYLSYSYMGNEISYPLKPFLVEAEKEAFWDRCLEIINRMSGKMLQINTDPHFFTQVFADLKNESKKEEEKTKLLIGLDR encoded by the exons ATGGGTACGgtgctgtctctgtctcccagCTACCGCAAGGCCGTGCTGTTTGAGGACGGCCCGGCCACTGTAGGCCACTACACAGCAGTCCAGAACAGCAAAAACGCTAAGGATGCTGCTGCAGCAGCCGGAAAGTCCCTCAAACGCCCTTCTATCATCAGtgtgttgccatggaaacgCATTGTGGCTGTATCGGCGAAGAGGAAGGGCTCCAAGAAGTTGCAGGCAGAGGGCGGGGACGGTGGGAAAGGGAGCCCTCTGGATGGCCACGCCACAGCCACGGCCAACTCAGCTTCCAGTAGcctgaagctgaagaagtcTCAGTCCTGTGCTAACCTCTCCTCTTACTCCTCAAGCCAGGACCCCTCGGCCACTACCACCACTACCTCCTCCAACCTGCCCGTCTCCAAGACCTTGGCTAACGTAGCTACTGTTGCTGCCAAAAAGAATTCCATCACAGGTTCCGGGATCCAAACGTCTACCGCAACTGGCACACCAAAACGTGTCATTGTCCAG gCCTCCACCAGCGAACTGATGCGCAGCCTGGGTGAGTTCCTGTGCCGCCGGTGCTACAGACTGAAGCGTCTATCCCCGACCGACCCGGTGCTGTGGCTGCGCAGCGTCGACCGCTCCCTCCTGCTACAGGGCTGGCAGGATCAGGGCTTCATCACTCCGGCTAATGTGGTCTTCCTCTACATGCTGTGCCGCGATGTGGTCTCATCCGAGGTGGCCTCAGAGCGCGAGCTGCAGGCCTCACTGCTCACCTGCCTCTACCTTTCCTACTCCTACATGGGCAACGAGATCTCCTACCCGCTGAAACCCTTCCTGGTCGAGGCGGAGAAGGAAGCCTTCTGGGACCGCTGCCTGGAGATCATCAACCGCATGAGCGGCAAAATGCTCCAGATCAACACCGACCCGCACTTCTTTACCCAGGTGTTTGCTGACCTGAAGAACGAGAGcaagaaagaagaggagaagacCAAACTCCTCATAGGGCTTGACCGATAA